From a region of the Comamonadaceae bacterium OTU4NAUVB1 genome:
- a CDS encoding esterase-like activity of phytase family protein codes for MSFPIRCAAAWLCAAALVPVSAQQAQQAQQAYPAVLAGHAVLPASTVIPAPRNAPGDLQTSGKFTTARRVDAVGSVEGTSGGRPTGVSLPFRGQPVQGHSGIKRMADGSFWLLTDNGAGTKANSPDFMLYLNHYAVDFERGGFTRRRSVFLHDPDRRVPFRIAEEGTKERYLTGADFDPESFQFAGGALWIGDEFGPYLIKADLDGRVLAVFDTQVDGRVVRSPDHPAVVTAAAPDAKAPAFEVKRSKGFEGMAASPDGSRLYALLEGPLWDEAAKAYEALEDGRQVLRVLEFEVQAGRWSGRHWKYVLEANHHAIGDFNMIDATSGLVIERDNGEGTADRACPAGEKRVDCFHDIAKFKRVYKVELTEANVGGPLRKVGHIDLLDIQDPQRLARKPLTNGALAFPFFTIENVDVVDATHIVVGNDNNLPFSSSRDPARADDNELVLLEVGGLLRAR; via the coding sequence ATGTCCTTCCCGATCCGTTGCGCCGCCGCCTGGCTGTGCGCCGCCGCCCTCGTTCCCGTGTCCGCCCAACAGGCACAGCAGGCTCAACAGGCCTATCCGGCCGTCCTCGCCGGCCATGCCGTGCTGCCGGCATCCACCGTCATTCCCGCGCCGCGCAACGCGCCGGGCGATCTGCAGACCAGCGGCAAGTTCACCACCGCGCGGCGCGTCGACGCGGTCGGCAGCGTCGAGGGCACCTCGGGCGGGCGCCCGACCGGCGTGTCGCTGCCGTTCCGGGGCCAGCCCGTCCAGGGCCATTCGGGCATCAAGCGCATGGCCGACGGCTCGTTCTGGCTCCTGACGGACAACGGCGCGGGCACGAAAGCCAACTCCCCGGACTTCATGCTCTACCTGAACCACTACGCGGTGGATTTCGAGCGCGGCGGGTTCACGCGCCGCAGGAGCGTGTTCCTGCACGACCCGGACCGCCGAGTGCCGTTCCGCATCGCCGAGGAGGGCACCAAGGAGCGCTACCTGACCGGCGCGGACTTCGACCCCGAGAGCTTCCAGTTCGCCGGCGGCGCGCTGTGGATCGGCGACGAGTTTGGTCCCTACCTGATCAAGGCCGACCTCGACGGCCGCGTGCTAGCCGTCTTCGACACCCAGGTCGACGGCCGCGTCGTGCGCTCGCCCGACCACCCCGCCGTCGTCACGGCCGCCGCGCCGGACGCCAAGGCGCCGGCCTTCGAGGTCAAGCGTTCCAAGGGCTTCGAGGGCATGGCCGCCAGTCCGGACGGCAGCCGGCTGTACGCGCTGCTCGAGGGGCCGCTGTGGGACGAGGCGGCCAAGGCCTACGAGGCGCTCGAGGATGGCCGGCAGGTCCTGCGCGTGCTGGAGTTCGAAGTCCAGGCCGGTCGCTGGAGCGGCCGCCACTGGAAGTACGTGCTGGAAGCCAACCACCACGCCATCGGCGACTTCAACATGATCGACGCCACCAGCGGCCTCGTGATCGAACGCGACAACGGCGAGGGCACCGCCGACCGGGCCTGCCCGGCCGGGGAGAAACGCGTCGACTGCTTCCACGACATCGCGAAGTTCAAGCGCGTCTACAAGGTGGAACTGACCGAGGCCAACGTGGGCGGGCCGCTGCGCAAGGTCGGCCACATCGACCTGCTGGACATCCAGGACCCACAACGCCTGGCCAGGAAGCCGCTGACGAACGGCGCGCTGGCGTTCCCGTTCTTCACCATCGAGAACGTCGATGTCGTGGACGCCACGCACATCGTCGTGGGCAACGACAACAACCTGCCCTTCAGCAGCAGCCGTGACCCCGCGCGGGCCGACGACAACGAACTGGTCCTGCTGGAGGTGGGCGGGCTGCTGCGCGCACGCTGA
- a CDS encoding ATP-binding cassette domain-containing protein translates to MNTSILERPRVPGPTTGGPAIAGGVRLDVRGVDKRYGERTVLRDARIAIEPGQFVAIVGRSGCGKSTLLRLVAGLEPVSGGTLQADGRTIDGLHDDTRIMFQEARLLPWRRVLDNVVLGLPATARERGREVLAQVGLAEREHEWPARLSGGQRQRVALARALVHHPRLLLLDEPLGALDALTRIEMHRLIEDLWQRHRFTALLVTHDVQEAVALADRVILIEDGRIALDEPIALARPRSQGDAAFAAIEKRILDRVLQKPGADGPPPAGEPRWQNAPGLRWAI, encoded by the coding sequence ATGAACACCTCGATCCTCGAACGTCCCCGCGTCCCCGGTCCCACGACCGGCGGTCCTGCCATCGCCGGCGGCGTCCGGCTCGACGTGCGTGGCGTCGACAAGCGCTATGGCGAACGCACCGTGCTGCGCGACGCGCGCATCGCGATCGAGCCGGGCCAGTTCGTCGCCATCGTCGGGCGCAGCGGCTGCGGCAAGAGCACGCTGCTGCGGCTGGTCGCGGGGCTGGAGCCGGTCTCGGGCGGCACGCTCCAGGCTGACGGCCGCACCATCGACGGCCTGCACGACGACACCCGGATCATGTTCCAGGAAGCGCGCCTGCTGCCCTGGCGGCGCGTGCTGGACAACGTGGTGCTGGGCCTGCCGGCGACGGCGCGCGAACGCGGCCGCGAGGTGCTCGCGCAGGTCGGGCTGGCCGAGCGCGAGCACGAGTGGCCGGCGCGGCTGTCCGGCGGCCAGCGCCAGCGCGTGGCCCTGGCGCGCGCCCTGGTGCACCACCCGCGCCTGCTGCTGCTCGACGAGCCGCTGGGCGCGCTCGACGCCCTGACCCGCATCGAGATGCACCGCCTCATCGAGGACCTGTGGCAACGCCACCGCTTCACCGCGCTGCTGGTGACGCACGACGTGCAGGAGGCGGTGGCGCTGGCCGATCGCGTGATCTTGATCGAGGACGGCCGCATCGCGCTGGACGAGCCCATCGCGCTGGCCCGTCCGCGTTCGCAGGGCGACGCGGCCTTCGCCGCCATCGAGAAACGCATCCTCGACCGCGTGCTGCAGAAGCCCGGTGCCGACGGGCCGCCGCCGGCGGGAGAACCCCGCTGGCAGAACGCGCCGGGGCTGCGCTGGGCGATCTGA
- a CDS encoding HU family DNA-binding protein codes for MNRIELVQTIAAAHDLSKAEAARVLDTVTSAIVGAVKKGDPVQILGFGTFKQVARAARTGVNPSTGDKLKIAAAKLPKFVPGAAFKAAVDPKGAKRKADKAAAAKPAATAVTAKKAAPAKKAAAPAKKTKK; via the coding sequence TTGAACCGCATCGAACTCGTCCAAACCATCGCCGCCGCCCATGACCTGAGCAAGGCCGAAGCCGCCCGCGTCCTGGACACCGTCACCAGTGCCATCGTCGGCGCCGTCAAGAAGGGCGACCCCGTCCAGATCCTGGGCTTCGGCACCTTCAAGCAGGTCGCCCGCGCCGCGCGCACCGGCGTCAATCCCAGCACCGGCGACAAGCTCAAGATCGCCGCGGCGAAGTTGCCCAAGTTCGTGCCGGGCGCCGCCTTCAAGGCTGCCGTCGATCCCAAGGGCGCGAAGCGCAAGGCCGACAAGGCCGCCGCCGCCAAGCCGGCCGCCACCGCCGTGACCGCCAAGAAGGCCGCACCCGCCAAGAAGGCCGCCGCACCGGCCAAGAAGACCAAGAAGTAA
- the ssuD gene encoding FMNH2-dependent alkanesulfonate monooxygenase, translating to MNVFWFLPTHGDSRYLGTAEGARPVDLDYLQQIAGAADHLGYEGVLIPTGRSCEDPWVVASSLLGATRRLKFLVAVRPGLHQPALAARMAATFDRLSGGRLLVNLVTGGDRAELEGDGVFLDHAERYAQSAEFIRIWREVIERSHTGGSFDFDGRHLSVKGAKLLFPSVQRPHPPVWFGGSSDAAHELAAEQVDSYLTWGEPPAEVARKIADVRARAARRGRTVTFGIRLHVIVRETEDEAWRAAESLIGRVDDETVARAQAAFARMDSVGQRRMAALHAGGARRTRADLEISPNLWAGVGLVRGGAGTALVGDPRTVAARIGEYAALGIDHFIFSGYPHLEEAYRFAELVFPLLPARQRPAVAVPTGGTPSGPFGEVVANLDAPSRLVSQS from the coding sequence ATGAACGTCTTCTGGTTCCTCCCCACCCACGGCGACAGCCGCTACCTCGGCACCGCCGAGGGCGCGCGCCCGGTCGACCTCGACTACCTGCAGCAGATCGCCGGCGCCGCCGACCACCTGGGCTACGAGGGCGTGCTGATCCCCACCGGTCGCTCCTGCGAGGACCCCTGGGTCGTCGCCTCCAGCCTCCTCGGCGCCACGCGGCGCCTGAAGTTCCTGGTCGCCGTGCGACCCGGCCTCCACCAGCCGGCCCTGGCCGCGCGCATGGCCGCGACCTTCGACCGGCTCTCCGGCGGACGGCTGCTGGTCAACCTCGTCACGGGCGGCGACCGCGCCGAACTCGAGGGCGACGGCGTGTTCCTCGACCACGCCGAGCGCTACGCCCAGTCGGCCGAGTTCATCCGCATCTGGCGCGAGGTGATCGAACGCAGCCACACCGGCGGGAGCTTCGATTTCGACGGCCGGCACCTGAGCGTCAAGGGCGCGAAACTGCTGTTCCCAAGCGTGCAGCGGCCGCATCCCCCGGTGTGGTTCGGCGGCTCCTCGGACGCGGCGCACGAACTCGCGGCCGAGCAGGTCGACAGCTACCTTACCTGGGGCGAGCCCCCGGCCGAGGTGGCCCGGAAGATCGCCGACGTCCGGGCGCGCGCCGCGCGCCGGGGCCGCACGGTGACGTTCGGCATCCGCCTGCACGTCATCGTGCGCGAGACCGAGGACGAGGCCTGGCGGGCCGCCGAATCGCTCATCGGCCGCGTCGACGACGAGACCGTGGCGCGTGCGCAGGCCGCGTTCGCGCGCATGGACTCGGTCGGCCAGCGCCGCATGGCCGCACTGCACGCGGGCGGTGCGCGCCGCACGCGCGCCGATCTGGAGATCAGTCCCAACCTGTGGGCCGGCGTCGGTCTGGTGCGCGGCGGCGCGGGCACGGCGCTGGTGGGCGATCCGCGCACGGTGGCCGCGCGCATCGGTGAATACGCCGCGCTCGGCATCGACCATTTCATCTTTTCGGGCTATCCGCACCTGGAGGAGGCCTATCGCTTCGCCGAGCTGGTCTTCCCGCTGCTGCCGGCCCGCCAGCGTCCGGCCGTCGCCGTGCCGACGGGCGGCACGCCGAGCGGCCCCTTCGGCGAGGTCGTCGCCAACCTCGATGCGCCTTCGCGCCTCGTCTCCCAGAGCTGA
- the ssuE gene encoding NADPH-dependent FMN reductase, producing MTVLLIASSPTIPSRSTALLEAVGERLSRHGGRIERLAIRELPPHALLGAEWTHPAIERALDQVARARVVVVATPVYKAAYSGVLKVFLDLLSQHALKGKTVLPLATGGSPHHMLALDYALRPVLQTLSARHILPGIYATDSQITLTPEGAHHVHADVGRRLDEAAEVLAAEALGLRATHGFESIAFSQVRCSV from the coding sequence ATGACCGTCCTTCTCATCGCCAGCAGTCCGACGATCCCGTCGCGCTCCACCGCCCTGCTCGAAGCCGTGGGGGAGCGCCTGTCGCGGCACGGCGGCCGCATCGAGCGCCTTGCGATCCGCGAACTGCCGCCCCACGCGCTGCTGGGAGCCGAATGGACCCATCCGGCGATCGAGCGGGCGCTCGACCAGGTGGCGCGCGCCCGCGTCGTCGTGGTCGCCACGCCGGTCTACAAGGCGGCCTACAGCGGCGTGCTCAAGGTGTTCCTCGATCTGCTCTCGCAGCACGCGCTCAAGGGCAAGACGGTGCTGCCCCTGGCCACCGGCGGCAGCCCGCACCACATGCTGGCGCTCGACTACGCCCTGCGCCCGGTGCTGCAGACCCTGTCGGCGCGTCACATCCTGCCGGGCATCTACGCGACCGATTCGCAGATCACCCTGACGCCCGAGGGCGCCCACCACGTGCACGCCGACGTGGGCCGGCGCCTGGACGAAGCCGCCGAGGTGCTGGCGGCCGAGGCCCTCGGCCTGCGCGCGACCCACGGTTTCGAGTCGATCGCGTTCTCCCAGGTGCGATGTAGCGTCTGA
- the ssuC gene encoding aliphatic sulfonate ABC transporter permease SsuC — MNTNTIDAATPGRRAPRATAPPAPQGATPAAPRAGHFAPAAFLASVGRRLIPWVVPVTLIVAWQVASSLGWLSTRVLPAPLDVVKAAWTLAASGELWTHVKVSAGRALAGLAIGGGLGLALGLLTGSVKFFETLLDSTIQMVRNIPALALIPLVILWFGIDETAKLFLISVSVFFPIYLNTFHGIRNVDPQLIEMGRTYGLSRWHLYTQVILPGALSSILVGLRFSLGLMWVILIVAETISAQAGIGYLTMNAREFLQTDIVLVGILLYALLGKLADLFARSLEHWWLRWHPGYQR; from the coding sequence ATGAACACCAACACGATCGACGCCGCCACGCCCGGACGCCGCGCCCCGCGCGCCACCGCGCCACCCGCGCCGCAGGGCGCGACACCGGCCGCGCCGCGCGCGGGCCACTTCGCACCGGCGGCCTTCCTCGCGTCGGTCGGGCGACGGCTCATTCCGTGGGTGGTGCCGGTCACGCTGATCGTGGCCTGGCAGGTCGCCTCCTCGCTGGGCTGGCTGTCGACGCGCGTGCTGCCGGCGCCGCTGGACGTGGTGAAGGCGGCCTGGACGCTCGCCGCCTCGGGCGAGCTGTGGACGCACGTCAAGGTCAGCGCCGGACGCGCGCTCGCCGGGCTGGCCATCGGCGGCGGGCTCGGTCTCGCGCTGGGCCTGCTGACCGGATCGGTGAAGTTCTTCGAGACGCTGCTCGACTCGACCATCCAGATGGTGCGCAACATCCCGGCCCTGGCGCTCATCCCGCTGGTGATCCTGTGGTTCGGCATCGACGAGACGGCCAAGCTGTTCCTCATCAGCGTGTCGGTGTTCTTCCCCATCTATCTCAACACCTTCCACGGCATCCGCAACGTCGACCCGCAGCTCATCGAGATGGGCCGCACCTACGGGCTGTCGCGCTGGCACCTCTACACGCAGGTGATCCTGCCGGGCGCGCTGTCGTCGATCCTGGTCGGCCTGCGGTTCTCGCTCGGCCTGATGTGGGTGATCCTGATCGTGGCCGAGACGATCTCGGCGCAGGCCGGCATCGGCTACCTCACGATGAACGCGCGGGAGTTCCTGCAGACCGACATCGTGCTGGTGGGCATCCTGCTCTACGCGTTGCTGGGCAAGCTCGCCGACCTGTTCGCGCGGTCCCTCGAACACTGGTGGCTGCGCTGGCACCCCGGGTATCAGCGTTGA
- a CDS encoding sulfonate ABC transporter substrate-binding protein: protein MNSERSTDPARPARRRLLQGTAAALALAPLGVLAQAPSPSRTLRIGHQKGYLSLLKGRGTLETRLAPLGVAVRWIEFTAGPVQLEALNVGSIDFGDVGEAPPIFAQAAGAPLAYVAATVPRPATEAVLVPSGSALRTVADLRGRRIALNKGSNVHYFLVKLLEKHGLGYADVEVVFLPPADARAAFERGAVDAWVIWDPFLGSAQHALGARILADAEGVANNRGYYFSSRDYVQRHADVLRLVVEEIGAVDRWAASHRDAFATELATLWGAPRPATDRVVARWRFGTVPVTRAILAEQQGIADTFLALRLIPRRIDILDAAAPGLA, encoded by the coding sequence ATGAATTCCGAACGTTCCACCGACCCGGCGCGCCCCGCGCGCCGCCGCCTGCTGCAGGGCACCGCCGCCGCGCTGGCGCTGGCGCCGCTGGGCGTCCTGGCGCAGGCGCCGTCGCCGTCGCGCACGCTGCGCATCGGCCACCAGAAGGGCTACCTGAGCCTGCTCAAGGGCCGGGGCACGCTGGAGACGCGGCTCGCGCCCCTGGGCGTCGCGGTCCGGTGGATCGAGTTCACGGCCGGTCCGGTGCAGTTGGAGGCGCTCAACGTCGGCTCGATCGATTTCGGCGACGTCGGCGAGGCGCCCCCGATCTTCGCGCAGGCCGCCGGCGCGCCACTGGCCTATGTCGCCGCGACCGTGCCGCGCCCGGCGACGGAGGCGGTGCTGGTGCCCTCGGGCTCGGCGCTGCGCACCGTGGCCGACCTCCGGGGCCGCAGGATCGCCCTCAACAAGGGCAGCAACGTCCACTACTTCCTCGTCAAGCTGCTGGAGAAGCACGGCCTGGGCTACGCCGACGTCGAGGTGGTCTTCCTGCCGCCGGCCGACGCCCGTGCCGCGTTCGAGCGCGGCGCGGTCGATGCCTGGGTGATCTGGGACCCGTTCCTGGGCTCGGCGCAGCACGCGCTGGGCGCGCGCATCCTGGCCGACGCCGAGGGCGTGGCCAACAACCGCGGCTACTACTTCTCGTCCAGGGACTACGTCCAGCGCCATGCCGACGTGCTGCGCCTGGTGGTGGAGGAGATCGGGGCCGTCGACCGCTGGGCGGCGTCGCACCGCGACGCCTTCGCCACCGAACTCGCGACGCTCTGGGGCGCGCCACGACCGGCGACCGACCGGGTCGTCGCGCGCTGGCGGTTCGGCACGGTGCCGGTGACACGGGCCATCCTGGCCGAGCAGCAGGGCATCGCCGACACCTTCCTCGCGCTCAGGCTGATTCCCAGGCGCATCGACATCCTGGACGCGGCGGCCCCCGGCCTCGCCTGA
- a CDS encoding molybdopterin-binding protein: MSIQAINVRNQFRGKVKEIIRGDVVSEVDVETSWGIVTSVITTRSVDELQLKPGSDVVALVKSTEVSIAKL; encoded by the coding sequence ATGTCCATCCAGGCCATCAACGTGCGCAACCAGTTCCGCGGCAAGGTCAAGGAAATCATCCGTGGCGACGTCGTCTCCGAGGTCGACGTCGAAACCAGCTGGGGCATCGTCACCTCGGTCATCACCACGCGCTCGGTCGACGAGCTGCAGCTCAAGCCCGGCTCGGACGTGGTCGCGCTGGTGAAGTCGACGGAGGTGTCGATCGCCAAGCTCTGA
- a CDS encoding DUF3883 domain-containing protein, giving the protein MDKEVDPAVLAVINEKRLLGDKRTPVEIIARMGVFDARQQAAESAWLATGDNIIATVWAEFVATDPGGRWFCLESLDTLQRLGGGGERTEVQVRRAKDRLGLLKRAFDRDQGLRVVLQTNRVAIADLETDKAAKVSVRVADDQEWHVAAWDAEEKMAVLVRGERGWQPDADAVRAARARGSVPAQARVASAAQASQADVQAAATAYLTKHFSGYGYRTEDVSAQGLGHDIQVSDKKGNTLLKLAVKGTVPGRGGFRLSAEERAAAAKGDPWRLVVVTEATSPAATHKLYKPTEIDNAPGLEPLLD; this is encoded by the coding sequence ATGGATAAAGAAGTCGACCCCGCGGTCCTCGCGGTCATCAACGAGAAACGCCTGCTGGGCGACAAGCGCACCCCGGTCGAGATCATCGCCAGGATGGGGGTGTTCGACGCCCGCCAGCAGGCGGCGGAGTCGGCCTGGCTGGCCACGGGCGACAACATCATCGCCACCGTCTGGGCCGAGTTCGTGGCCACCGACCCGGGCGGACGCTGGTTCTGCCTGGAGTCCCTGGACACCCTGCAGCGCCTGGGCGGCGGTGGCGAGCGCACCGAGGTGCAGGTCCGCCGCGCCAAGGACCGGCTCGGCCTGCTCAAGCGCGCGTTCGACCGCGACCAGGGCTTGCGGGTCGTGCTGCAGACCAACCGCGTGGCGATCGCCGACCTGGAGACCGACAAGGCCGCGAAGGTGTCCGTGCGCGTGGCCGACGACCAGGAGTGGCACGTCGCCGCCTGGGACGCCGAGGAGAAGATGGCCGTGCTGGTGCGTGGCGAACGCGGCTGGCAGCCCGACGCCGACGCGGTGCGGGCCGCCCGCGCGCGCGGCAGCGTGCCGGCGCAGGCGCGCGTGGCCAGCGCCGCCCAGGCGTCGCAGGCGGACGTGCAGGCCGCGGCGACGGCCTACCTGACCAAGCACTTCTCGGGCTACGGCTACCGCACCGAGGACGTTTCGGCCCAGGGTCTGGGCCACGACATCCAGGTGTCGGACAAGAAGGGCAACACGCTCCTGAAGCTGGCCGTGAAGGGCACCGTGCCCGGCCGCGGCGGCTTCCGCCTGAGCGCCGAGGAGCGCGCCGCCGCCGCCAAGGGCGACCCGTGGCGTCTGGTGGTCGTCACCGAGGCGACCAGTCCGGCGGCGACGCACAAGCTCTACAAGCCCACGGAGATCGACAACGCGCCAGGGCTCGAGCCGTTGCTGGACTGA
- a CDS encoding aliphatic sulfonate ABC transporter substrate-binding protein, whose product MKRNGSILSRRAALVAMAGLAGSRAVSAQGAPAPATLRIGYQKSSTLIAVLKAQGTLERRLALLGVKPAWHEFTSGLPLLEALNLDNLDVTADVADTVPVFAQAAGARLTFVAREAPSPGAQAILVRADSPLRRVADLKGRKVGFAKAAGAHYLLIAALAQAGLSLRDVEPAYLTPADGRAAFERGAIDAWVVWDPFLAAAERQSGARVLSDGTGIASYQRYYLARTPFARSRPDVLDALYVGLVETGRWVKRRPADAAALLAPVWGVEAAIVERANGRRSYDVRPVLATELGEQQRIADAFLAEKLLPRRVDARDVDLFQPATPVPTTHPKESA is encoded by the coding sequence ATGAAGCGAAACGGTTCGATCCTCAGCCGGCGCGCCGCGCTGGTCGCGATGGCGGGGTTGGCGGGGAGCAGGGCGGTGTCGGCGCAGGGTGCCCCGGCACCGGCGACGCTGCGCATCGGCTACCAGAAGTCGTCCACGCTGATCGCGGTGCTCAAGGCGCAGGGAACGCTTGAACGGCGGCTCGCGCTGCTGGGCGTGAAGCCGGCCTGGCACGAGTTCACGAGCGGGCTGCCGTTGCTGGAGGCGCTCAACCTCGACAACCTGGACGTCACGGCGGACGTGGCCGACACGGTGCCGGTGTTCGCCCAGGCCGCCGGCGCCCGGCTGACCTTCGTGGCCCGGGAGGCGCCGTCGCCGGGGGCGCAGGCGATCCTGGTGCGCGCCGATTCGCCGCTCCGGCGCGTGGCCGACCTGAAGGGCCGCAAGGTCGGGTTCGCCAAGGCGGCCGGCGCGCACTACCTGCTGATCGCGGCGCTGGCGCAGGCGGGGCTGTCGCTGCGCGACGTCGAGCCCGCCTACCTCACGCCGGCTGACGGGCGCGCCGCCTTCGAGCGCGGCGCCATCGACGCCTGGGTGGTCTGGGACCCGTTCCTGGCCGCCGCCGAGCGGCAGTCCGGCGCCCGGGTGCTGAGCGACGGCACGGGGATCGCGTCCTACCAGCGCTACTACCTGGCGCGCACGCCGTTCGCGCGATCGCGCCCCGACGTGCTCGACGCCCTCTACGTCGGACTCGTCGAGACGGGCCGGTGGGTCAAGCGCCGGCCGGCCGATGCCGCGGCGCTGCTCGCGCCGGTCTGGGGCGTGGAGGCGGCCATCGTCGAGCGGGCCAACGGCCGCCGCAGTTACGACGTGCGTCCGGTGCTGGCCACCGAACTCGGCGAACAGCAGCGCATCGCCGACGCGTTCCTCGCCGAGAAGCTCCTGCCGCGCCGCGTCGATGCGCGGGACGTCGACCTGTTCCAGCCGGCCACGCCGGTCCCGACCACGCACCCCAAGGAATCCGCATGA